Proteins from one Natrinema versiforme genomic window:
- a CDS encoding helix-turn-helix domain-containing protein gives MRELVFALEYEPGCNRVADALADHPDARVRSLSLHATAERLWRVDHATGTPEALNAIEDAFLNGDYYADCLATEDCNATQTTRVLDRTDDALILYSDWERTPTCASVPHIARDHLGDGVLFETRHEGRHYTWRLIHSGDGDVAAFFDALKVAVGECAQMEMLRTADTTSARGSDGTPSGLPPAQEAALQAAVEHGYYESPREVDVGELAEHLDVPRSTLTYRLRRAEEHLAKQHVAGERVAEERLASH, from the coding sequence ATGCGCGAACTCGTCTTCGCTCTCGAATACGAGCCCGGCTGCAACAGGGTGGCGGACGCCCTCGCCGACCACCCCGACGCTCGCGTTCGCTCGCTCTCGCTGCACGCCACTGCCGAGCGTCTCTGGCGAGTCGACCATGCCACCGGTACGCCTGAGGCGCTCAACGCCATCGAGGACGCCTTTCTCAACGGCGACTACTACGCTGACTGTCTCGCCACCGAGGACTGCAACGCCACACAGACCACCCGCGTCCTCGACCGCACGGACGACGCGCTCATCCTCTACTCAGATTGGGAGCGCACTCCGACCTGCGCCTCAGTCCCCCACATCGCTCGCGACCACCTCGGCGACGGCGTCTTGTTCGAGACCCGTCACGAGGGCCGCCACTACACGTGGCGACTCATCCACTCCGGCGATGGCGACGTGGCGGCGTTCTTCGACGCTCTCAAAGTCGCCGTCGGGGAGTGCGCCCAGATGGAGATGCTCCGCACAGCGGACACAACATCAGCTAGGGGAAGCGACGGAACACCGAGTGGATTGCCTCCAGCCCAAGAGGCTGCTCTCCAGGCCGCCGTCGAACACGGCTACTACGAATCACCCCGCGAGGTCGATGTCGGCGAGCTCGCCGAGCATCTCGACGTGCCACGGTCAACACTCACCTACCGACTCCGTCGGGCGGAAGAACATTTGGCGAAGCAACATGTCGCCGGAGAGCGGGTAGCGGAAGAACGGCTGGCATCCCACTGA
- a CDS encoding zinc ribbon domain-containing protein produces the protein MTHLTEQFHIPREYHAACSRILELGQRHLRRLLKEEYWRDRHLEAIQSRDSNDHTYVRDDEYEPFEDTDAYLYNRFKRCIYHRVTRILKAHREKYRAFQFIVETVEERKIRRVGWQQLRSRLFDSGDSPYIQWSNIETVVEQLNNHYDRNGRFPEAYTDLVDCPQPDDTVPFGPDSRGDIHEVQAADGEVVVMLKAPDSLSPNSYADWTEHEIRFPAHQRFNEMLEAGELKAPTLHSSEYGYTLDVPVDVPETSVDTTSDRVLAVDLGVKKQATAVVLDGSEDGKDESQIAPPNFVDHHAKDKLFRVKADAEGIDSRLAELRQQGKSHTEQFAHLLSEYRRTRRKERRLRDQIQHDVANQLVWLAAVHECETIVLESLGQFEAEETGGVTAWSISTWAHGKLLERLRYKGDLLGLDVETVNPWGTSRYCPRCGERGKTVKAPTDHTELRNGGHFYCPSCEYECDRDVVGAVNVGRKHLSGSRMETANPCVYTARGNHASFPSRPTCERVRSEAGTEDSETVSVPGVQSAANSEQDPASGRQTRLSEYRSSSLTTTRSRAEGGLQQNQSRKTGLRCPSGSITRQCLLVSTNDSHEVLPNPAEN, from the coding sequence ATGACCCACCTCACTGAACAATTCCATATTCCCCGAGAGTATCACGCTGCCTGTTCCCGAATCCTAGAGCTCGGGCAACGCCATCTCCGTCGATTGCTCAAGGAAGAATACTGGCGAGACAGGCACCTCGAAGCGATTCAGTCCCGCGATAGCAACGACCACACCTACGTCCGAGACGACGAGTACGAGCCGTTCGAGGACACAGACGCATACCTCTACAACCGATTCAAGCGATGTATCTACCATCGTGTTACTCGGATTCTAAAAGCTCATCGTGAGAAGTACCGTGCCTTCCAGTTCATCGTCGAAACTGTCGAGGAACGAAAAATCAGGCGGGTTGGATGGCAGCAGCTTCGAAGCCGCCTATTCGATAGTGGAGACTCACCGTACATCCAGTGGAGCAATATCGAAACCGTCGTCGAGCAGCTAAACAATCATTACGACCGGAATGGCCGATTTCCTGAAGCATACACGGACCTCGTCGACTGTCCCCAGCCCGACGACACGGTTCCCTTCGGCCCGGACAGTCGTGGAGACATCCACGAGGTCCAAGCCGCGGACGGAGAAGTCGTGGTGATGCTGAAGGCGCCGGATTCGCTATCGCCCAACTCGTATGCCGACTGGACAGAGCACGAAATACGGTTCCCAGCCCACCAACGGTTCAACGAGATGCTTGAGGCAGGGGAGCTGAAAGCGCCGACACTGCATTCCTCCGAATACGGCTATACGCTGGACGTGCCAGTGGATGTTCCCGAGACCTCCGTAGACACCACTTCCGACCGTGTTCTCGCTGTGGACCTCGGCGTGAAAAAGCAGGCAACTGCGGTTGTGTTAGACGGATCTGAAGACGGGAAAGATGAATCCCAGATCGCGCCACCCAACTTCGTCGACCACCACGCGAAGGACAAACTGTTTCGAGTGAAAGCCGACGCCGAGGGCATAGACAGCCGCCTTGCCGAACTCCGCCAACAGGGCAAGAGCCATACCGAGCAGTTCGCTCACCTCCTCAGCGAATATCGCCGGACGCGACGGAAGGAGCGACGTCTCCGCGACCAGATCCAGCACGATGTAGCAAATCAGCTGGTGTGGCTCGCGGCCGTTCACGAGTGCGAGACGATCGTCCTCGAGTCGCTAGGGCAGTTTGAGGCCGAAGAGACGGGTGGCGTGACGGCATGGAGCATCTCGACGTGGGCCCATGGGAAGTTACTTGAGCGGCTCCGGTACAAGGGTGACCTCCTCGGGCTCGACGTCGAGACGGTGAATCCCTGGGGGACATCACGCTACTGTCCGCGATGTGGCGAACGCGGCAAGACCGTGAAGGCCCCGACAGATCACACCGAGTTACGCAACGGCGGCCACTTCTACTGTCCCAGCTGTGAGTATGAGTGCGACCGAGATGTGGTCGGCGCGGTCAATGTCGGACGAAAACACCTCTCTGGGAGTCGGATGGAAACGGCGAATCCCTGTGTCTACACGGCGCGGGGAAATCACGCCAGCTTTCCATCACGCCCCACCTGCGAGCGTGTCCGTTCTGAGGCCGGCACGGAGGATTCAGAAACCGTGTCGGTGCCTGGCGTTCAGTCCGCGGCCAACAGTGAACAGGACCCGGCGAGTGGCCGTCAGACCCGATTGTCCGAGTACCGTTCTTCGTCCCTCACTACGACACGAAGCCGGGCAGAGGGAGGACTGCAACAAAATCAGAGCAGGAAGACGGGACTGCGGTGTCCCAGCGGGAGCATTACGAGGCAGTGTTTGCTCGTCAGCACGAACGATTCCCACGAGGTGCTTCCAAATCCTGCCGAAAATTAG
- a CDS encoding DUF6735 family protein, producing the protein MGHRALVAYERTDGQYTLHYSHWGAANLKLKHRISAESPFGGEDTESKSAKQLVAELADGLEADAVDGYLADEIRPSTVVEPKPRATGLTLDEIVADHLDYLHHEAFFVVSTTFEVTAYRTLWFGLQYDSETVEQGETVGNGALATVRWYDGEPVGDGTLQGQFAALKDVVGDMLDKGVFTPSTARQYLKRKLAARVGDRQELLIPTGESPFETASLGKP; encoded by the coding sequence ATGGGACACCGCGCACTCGTTGCGTACGAACGCACAGACGGACAGTACACGCTCCACTACAGCCATTGGGGCGCAGCGAACCTCAAGCTCAAGCACCGAATTTCGGCTGAATCTCCGTTCGGTGGCGAAGACACCGAGTCCAAGTCGGCGAAACAGCTCGTCGCAGAGCTGGCCGATGGCCTCGAGGCAGATGCCGTCGACGGCTACCTCGCTGACGAGATTCGACCGTCGACGGTCGTCGAGCCGAAGCCTCGTGCCACCGGGCTCACCCTCGACGAGATCGTCGCTGACCATCTCGACTACCTCCACCACGAGGCGTTCTTCGTGGTGTCGACGACGTTCGAGGTGACCGCCTATCGGACGCTGTGGTTCGGCCTGCAGTACGATTCGGAGACAGTCGAACAGGGAGAGACGGTCGGGAACGGTGCGCTCGCGACGGTGCGTTGGTACGACGGCGAGCCGGTCGGCGACGGCACCCTCCAGGGACAGTTCGCGGCCCTCAAAGACGTCGTTGGCGACATGCTCGACAAAGGCGTCTTCACACCGTCGACGGCGAGACAGTACCTGAAACGGAAGCTGGCCGCGCGAGTCGGAGACCGACAGGAGCTGCTCATTCCGACCGGAGAGTCACCCTTCGAGACAGCGAGTCTCGGCAAGCCGTAA
- a CDS encoding cation-translocating P-type ATPase, translating to MTENPDAAGGTSGGGQRRELTARLAVPEMDCPSCAQKVDKSLQRVDGITDATLQPTTGTANVTYDPNRTSEADVIKAIEGAGYEVVGGSDAEGDDEDNQATDGADIAPPSEVWTSPRAKKTWLGAAFLTVGLLFEFFLAGQNIAIASVLEYPLHIADVLFLGAVAASGIPVVRSGYYSAKNRSLDIDLLMGTAIIAATGIGYFVEAATLAVLFSIAELLEDYAMDRARDSLRELMELSPDEATVLRDGEEVTVPAEEVEVGETVVVRPGDKIPLDGTVIEGESAVDQSPITGESVPVDKAAGDEVYAGSINEEGYLEFEATSAASESTLSQIIEMVQGAQANKTESEQFVDRFSGYYTPLVVVLAILTAAIPPLVIADPVSVDLAGYGFTFAGDWQAWFIRGLTLLVIACPCAFVISTPVSVVSGITSAAKNGVLIKGGNHLEAMGEVDAIALDKTGTLTKGELAVTDVVALGGTNDETVLQHAAALEQRSEHPIAEAILERAEKDAGDDVPSIEKFESITGKGISADIDGETYYAGKPALFEELGFDLSHAHLRADGGAVAEVAHEQCEREDCADLEDGAISRFENEGKTVVLVGTDTELIGIIAIADEVRPAAERAVARLHELGVAHVVMLTGDNEGTARAIAEQVGVDEYRAELLPDEKVDAVEALQAEYGDVAMVGDGINDAPALATAEVGIAMGAAGTDTAIETADIALMGDDISKLPYLYGLSHTANGVIRQNIWSSLGVKALLALGVPLGLVSVAVAVIVGDMGMSLGVTGNAMRLSRIAPERMDSKTGQETGA from the coding sequence ATGACAGAGAATCCGGACGCAGCAGGAGGAACGAGCGGCGGCGGACAGCGACGTGAGCTGACCGCCCGCCTCGCCGTTCCCGAGATGGACTGTCCCTCTTGCGCCCAAAAGGTGGACAAGAGCCTCCAGCGTGTCGACGGCATTACTGACGCCACGCTCCAGCCGACCACCGGCACGGCCAACGTCACGTACGACCCTAATCGGACTAGCGAAGCCGACGTAATCAAGGCGATTGAAGGCGCCGGCTACGAGGTCGTCGGGGGCTCGGACGCTGAGGGCGATGATGAGGACAACCAAGCGACCGACGGCGCCGACATCGCGCCACCATCGGAGGTCTGGACGAGTCCTCGCGCGAAGAAGACGTGGCTCGGCGCGGCGTTCCTCACCGTCGGGCTCCTCTTCGAGTTCTTCCTCGCAGGACAGAACATCGCCATCGCAAGTGTCCTCGAGTACCCGCTCCACATCGCAGATGTCCTGTTCCTCGGCGCCGTCGCGGCCAGTGGCATCCCGGTCGTCCGTAGCGGGTACTACTCCGCGAAGAACCGGAGTCTGGACATCGACCTGCTAATGGGGACGGCCATCATCGCCGCGACCGGTATCGGCTACTTCGTCGAGGCCGCCACGCTGGCCGTCCTGTTCAGCATCGCCGAGCTGCTCGAGGACTATGCGATGGACAGGGCACGGGACTCCCTGCGCGAGCTGATGGAACTCTCGCCCGACGAGGCGACCGTCCTTCGCGATGGTGAGGAAGTCACGGTGCCCGCCGAGGAGGTGGAGGTGGGCGAGACCGTGGTTGTTCGCCCCGGTGACAAGATTCCGCTCGACGGGACGGTCATCGAAGGCGAGAGTGCAGTCGACCAGTCGCCGATCACGGGCGAGAGCGTCCCCGTCGACAAGGCTGCCGGCGACGAAGTGTACGCGGGCAGCATCAACGAGGAAGGATACCTCGAGTTCGAGGCCACTTCGGCCGCCTCGGAGTCGACGCTCTCGCAGATCATCGAGATGGTCCAGGGCGCACAGGCGAATAAGACCGAGTCTGAGCAGTTCGTCGACCGCTTCTCCGGCTACTACACACCCCTCGTCGTCGTGCTGGCAATCCTGACCGCCGCTATCCCGCCGCTGGTTATCGCTGATCCGGTGTCGGTGGACCTAGCCGGTTACGGGTTCACCTTCGCGGGCGACTGGCAGGCGTGGTTCATTCGGGGGCTTACTCTGCTGGTGATCGCCTGCCCGTGTGCGTTTGTCATCTCGACCCCAGTCTCCGTGGTGTCGGGGATCACCAGTGCCGCGAAGAACGGTGTCCTCATCAAAGGCGGCAACCACCTCGAAGCGATGGGCGAGGTGGACGCCATCGCCCTCGACAAGACTGGTACCCTCACCAAGGGCGAACTCGCGGTCACGGACGTCGTAGCGCTTGGCGGTACGAACGACGAGACGGTACTCCAGCACGCGGCTGCACTCGAGCAGCGAAGCGAACACCCAATCGCCGAGGCGATACTCGAACGCGCCGAAAAGGATGCCGGCGATGACGTGCCGAGTATCGAGAAATTCGAGAGCATCACCGGAAAGGGGATCAGCGCAGACATCGACGGCGAGACGTACTATGCAGGCAAGCCCGCCCTCTTCGAGGAGTTGGGTTTCGACCTGTCGCACGCCCACCTCCGTGCCGACGGCGGCGCAGTCGCCGAAGTGGCCCACGAGCAGTGCGAACGCGAGGACTGTGCCGACCTCGAGGACGGCGCGATCTCGCGGTTCGAGAATGAGGGGAAGACGGTCGTCCTCGTCGGCACGGATACCGAATTGATCGGCATTATCGCCATTGCCGACGAGGTGCGGCCGGCCGCCGAACGGGCGGTCGCACGGCTGCACGAACTCGGCGTCGCGCACGTCGTGATGCTGACCGGCGACAACGAGGGGACGGCCCGTGCGATCGCCGAACAGGTCGGCGTCGACGAGTATCGCGCAGAACTATTGCCCGACGAGAAGGTCGATGCCGTGGAGGCGTTACAGGCGGAGTACGGCGACGTGGCGATGGTCGGCGACGGCATCAACGACGCGCCCGCGCTGGCGACCGCTGAGGTCGGCATCGCGATGGGCGCGGCCGGAACGGACACCGCAATCGAGACCGCCGACATCGCGCTGATGGGCGACGACATCAGCAAGCTGCCGTATCTCTACGGGCTGTCGCACACGGCGAACGGCGTGATCCGCCAGAACATCTGGTCGAGCCTCGGCGTGAAGGCCCTGCTTGCACTCGGCGTCCCGCTGGGACTGGTGAGCGTCGCGGTCGCGGTCATCGTCGGCGACATGGGGATGAGCCTCGGCGTCACCGGGAACGCGATGCGGTTGTCACGAATCGCGCCTGAACGCATGGACAGTAAGACTGGCCAAGAAACGGGTGCCTGA